One Aquabacterium sp. NJ1 DNA segment encodes these proteins:
- a CDS encoding GNAT family N-acetyltransferase yields the protein MAQIYEIETERLLLRQWRSSDFPAFAQMNADKEVMRFFPSSLNEQQSNDMAQRCSDLIDLRGWGFWAAQERSSDAFIGFIGLHVPTAELPFSPCVEVGWRLARNYWGKGLATEGASAALTFAFNELSLPEVVSFTTISNERSERVMKRLGMKRDELTFQHPSLPHGHPMQEHCLYRASAASPYPRFKCQLQHP from the coding sequence ATGGCGCAGATCTACGAAATCGAGACAGAACGGCTGTTGCTTCGTCAGTGGCGCTCCTCCGACTTTCCTGCCTTCGCACAGATGAACGCGGACAAAGAGGTAATGCGCTTCTTTCCTAGTTCTTTGAACGAACAGCAGAGCAACGACATGGCGCAGCGTTGCAGCGACCTCATTGATCTGCGTGGCTGGGGATTTTGGGCTGCTCAAGAGCGGTCATCGGACGCGTTCATCGGTTTCATTGGGTTGCATGTACCAACTGCCGAGTTGCCGTTTTCACCGTGCGTGGAAGTTGGCTGGAGGCTCGCGCGAAACTACTGGGGCAAAGGGCTAGCAACAGAGGGGGCCAGCGCTGCACTGACGTTTGCCTTCAATGAATTGTCATTGCCTGAGGTGGTTTCATTTACGACAATCAGCAATGAGCGGTCGGAGCGCGTGATGAAGCGTCTTGGCATGAAGCGCGATGAGCTGACCTTCCAACATCCATCACTGCCGCATGGCCACCCTATGCAGGAGCACTGCCTGTACCGTGCATCTGCCGCAAGCCCGTATCCTCGATTTAAGTGTCAATTGCAACACCCGTGA